The sequence below is a genomic window from Sorangiineae bacterium MSr12523.
CGGTAAATGACGACGTTGCCATCATTCTGAACCTGCAAGTATGCGCCAGGATTGCCGGCCGTGTTCGTCGCCCAGAGGGCGCGGGGTAATCCCGAATAGATGACCAGATTCCCATCGCCCTGCATGTACGCCCCGTACGATGGCTGCCCGGCGGTGCCCGAAGCCCAGAGCGCCGTGTTTCCTTGGTAGAGCACCAGATTTCCGTCGCTCTGCATGATGAACAAGAAGCGCCCATCGCACGAGCGAATGCCTTGGTTGTTGCTCCCCAGACCGTGGTCGGCCGAGACGATGCCGCAGGCGGTAGGTGGTATGGGGCGAGCCATCCGCTTGCTCTCGTAGACCTGCGCGATTCCCTCGGCATCGCTCGTGGACAAGAACGACAATTGATTGTTCGTGCCATTGCACTGCGGATAGTGCATGACCGACGCGCGATCGTATGGTGTCAGCACGAACCATGAGTTGTCCTCGAAGCAGCGCGCAGGTGCCTCCGGGCGCGTGTGCTCGTGTCGAAAGCCCAGCGCGTGGCCAAGCTCGTGCATCATGATGCCGTAGAGCGGATAGCCGGAGGAAAACGCAGAGTCGTCGACGAGGACGTTGCGGTTGACGCGTGGATAGCTCGGGAAGAACGCTCGAGCAAGGTATTGTCCTGCTGACGTGGGGTTCACGTCGAAGATGACATTGGGATTGCTGCTGGTGCACGAGCCATCTTGATCCGATGCGTAAACGAAATGAACGTGTGCGTAGGATTCCCAATTCCCCGTGGCTTGGGCCATGGCATTGACGACCGCGGATTTGTTCGACCCAAAGCCGTTTCCGATGCAGTAGCGAAGGTTGCTTCTTTCTCCGTCCCACACGTCGGCACGGTTGGGGAGGCGATTGACAATCAGAGGTTGCTGGCTCTTGAATGCCTTGTCGTAAACCTCGCGGAGCTCCTCCGTCGTTCGGGCCGTCGTGTCGCCGTCGTAAATGTAGAGTCCCGATTCCCCAGGTTCCTTGTAGGTACTGGCGACGAACTCTTCGAACGACATGGGCTCCGTCCCTTCGAGCTGTTTCGAGGTGCCGCTATCCGCGCTGCACGCGGCCAGCGTTCCTCCCAATGCTCCCAGTAGCGCAAATTGAACGAATGCAGCCGTAGATGCTTTTGCCAAACGCAGCGAACGAAACATGGTCATGACTCCGTCATTCTCGCCAATTCGTTGGCGAACATGGTCAAGGCGGATTCGTTGGTGAATCCGGAATAGGTCACCGTGGACGTACGCCTATGTGCATCTTTCGATTCGGGGTTGCCATGGTCATTTTGCTGCGCTGGGGTTCGATGCGTCCGACTCCCGAAACATGCGGGCGGCCAGTTCCCCTCGGGAAGACACACCGAGTTTGCGAAACGCGCTGGCGACTTGATTGGCCACGGTGCGAACCGAGCTACGACGGGCCTGCGCGATCTCGGCGTTCGTCTTTCCGCAGAGCACTCCGAGGAGCACCGCGCGTTCGGAGGCCGAGAGTCCTTTCGGCGGTAGATGTTTCGCAGTGTCCGCCCGAGGCGGGGGCCGTCGATCGTCCGCGGCCGAAGGCGGCCGAGGCGCGGTGTCTCGGTACAGGCGCGCCAAGTCCACGCGCGAATCGACCCGCAGCTTTCTCGCGGCGCGCGCGAGGTACGCCGAAACCGCGGACACCGAGAGGCCCAGCTCATCGGCGATCACCTTGTTCGAATGGCCCAAAGCGGCCATGGCAACGGTTTGCCGCTCACGATGCGTCAAGTCGTCCCATAGCTCGATGGAGACTTCGGGATCCGTTTGCTGCAATTTGGCTCGCGCTAGGTCGACATCCAACGCGCGGTCTACTGCATTGGCGGGCGATCGCGCCCGCAAATTGCGCTCGTTCATTTCTCTTTCCCCGTGCGGAAACGGAAGCATGCTCACGGAGCAAGCTTCGGAAGCTCGCAAAGATACTGCCTCACCCCATCGGGCCCGAATCGAGCTCGGTTGCGAGCTATCGATTGCCTCGATGGGAATGCGTTGGAACGTTGGCCTCCAACCAAAGTCCAATCACATTGGCGTGTCGAATATCAACGTAATGCGCGAAACTGCGATGTCGACGTCTCGTGCGGCAATCGCGAACATGCGTTTTGACACCGTCAAGAGCGTATTTCACGCGCCATGGTGTCTGCCGCCGGGCTTGGCTCATCCTTCGCGCCACGTGTGTGCGAAAGCGAACGGCAACGTGCGCGAGGAGCTTGCGCGAGCCTTGTTCGATGGCCACCCTCGTTGGCCGAGGACGGTGGCGGAACATGGCAAGGGCGCGGGTCGTTCTACAATTCGTTCATTGCGACGAGACGACGGAATTGGGGCACGACGAATTGTACGTCATGGTTGGGTGCAGACACTGTGACGGTTCGACATCCAGCAGGGTCGTCCCAGGCCCCGACCACGGTGATGCGGGTGAAGATCGCTCCTGCTGGGACATCAACGATTCAGGTGCCCTTCGGGAGCGATGGCTCCGCGCGACGCTTTACGACGCCGACGTCGCCGTCGACTCGAAGGCCGAGGTGGGAATCGTCTTTGGCGAGCAAGATGGCGGTGGCGTCCGAGAAGCCATTGGCGCCGCAGCCTCGCTGGCCGATGCCATTGGAAGCGCCGTCGCGCCCGTGAAGGTCGTCGCTGTCGTGCTCGATGCGTTGAGCAAGGTGGTTCCCCAGAATACGGACGATGTGCTGGGAGGCGTATGCCTGACCCTTCACAATGCCGGTGGCTCGCTGATCTGGACATTGCGCTCCGACGAACAGGAGCGGGCATGGCGCGACGACGACGCTTGGGAAAAGAACAAAAACATCACCGCTGGTCTGGGACAAGGCTTCTGCCTCCAACTCACCGGCGATGGCGCGCGCTACCAAGCCTACATCAGCGTGGATTTTAGATAGCCTCGAAGCATTGTGTCCGGGGTCAACGCACTCCGTAGATCCGGTACTCCACTGCGCTCCGGTGGTCGGCTGAAAAACGATCCCGTCGAACGGCGCATGTAGATGCCCGGCCATTTCATTGCCCGCAAAGGAAGCTCCTGGTGAACGGCGCATGGTGACGCCTTGGTCGTTCACGGTGATGATATCGGCACGACCATCTCCCGTCGCATCGGGGAGGAAGGTGCCACGAGCGTCATAAGTATGGATTGGATATCGATTCGTTCGGCCGTAACAACTCTGAAGGCCAAATATTATCCCATCTTACTGAGTTTACCGGCATTTGATTCGTGACCGACAGCCACCCGCCCGAACTCATGAACGGCGATGGGCCGAATGCAGCGCTCTAAACGGGCTGGTATCGTTCTCGCAGGGAGAAGCGACATGGGTGGACGCGCGGATCCGGTAGCGGTACTCGAAGCGATTTATTCGCTCGAGCACGACGATGACACCTGGCTTGATGAGGTGCATGCGGCATTTGGGCCGATTCTGGACGATGGATTCGGGACTGCGTTGGTGGCCTTCGAGGCCGATGGCGAACGAGCGCGGGTTTCGTCGCTTCGTTTTCGTGGGCCGATTGCCGAATACGGCGCTAAATTGTTCGAGCTGCACGAGCAAAGGTGTTTCGAATACGAGAACGGCCAGGCACCGCGGCCGCCGTGCCATGAATCCTGGTTCTTTCTGAATTTACCGCCCTGTTCGATGTCGCATGACACGTTCCGCGCCCCGCGATGCTCGAGCGCACGGTCGAAGCCCACGCATGCCGAAGATCCTTTTCTACAAGACTGGCGGGCCACGAAAGGGACATCGGGACCGCGTTTGGACGATATCCTGCAAGTGCGTTCCGACGGTCAGCCGGGGCGAGGAATCGTCTTTGGCGCAGGACGCAAGTCAGGAGGAGTGCCGAAGGATATTGCGGGGCTGGCGTCTCGATTGGCGTCACATCTTGGGGCAATGCAGCGGTTGCGTGGGCGGCGGCACGCCGGTGGCGATGCCATCCTCACGTCCGGCGGAAAGCTCATGGACGCCGCCGGGGACGCGACGGCGCGTGCATCGCGCGAAGCGCTGCAGCAGGCGGCGTGCCTGCTTGACCGAGCACGAGGAAAGTTGCGGCGTACCGATCCGGAAACCGCCCTTGCGCTTTGGGGAGCGATGGTGTCGGGGCGATGGACGCTCGTGGAGCAATTCGATCACGATGGCAAGCGATTCATGGTTGCGTATCGCAACGATGTTGCGTCTCCGTCTGCAACGTTTTGCAACCTTGGTCAACGCGAGCGTCAAGTCGCAACGCTTGCTGCCATGGGGCATTCGAACAAGCTAATTGCTTATGAGCTAGGGCTCTCGGTGTCCGCTGTTTCTGCCTACTTGACGCGGGCTGCCAAGAAGTTGGGCGTCGATTCGCGGGTTGCTTTGGTGCGCCTGCATCGAGATAGCCTGTTCCCGCTAACTTAGGCCACGACGCGTCTTCCACGTGGGGCCGATGAGTTCTTCATGGCTGGTGATATTCCGAAGCTTGCGGCGCCCAAGGCGCTCGAGGCATTCATGGGGACGGTGGGGGACGTGGACGTGCTCGTCTTTCGTTTTCCCATCGAGAACGATCGGTTGCCGCAAGGTCTCTCGGCCTCCGAGCGCGCGGTGATTCTTGGGGCGCTCGCCGGCAAGAGCAACGCCGAGATCGCACGCACCCGCAAGAGCGCTGCTCGCACCGTCGCGAATCAAATGGCCAGCGCGTTTCGAAAACTCGGCGTGTCCTCCCGGGGGGAATTGGCCGCGCGGATGCTTCACGGCTCATCGCGAGAAATGGGGGGCCGGCCATGAGACTTCGGGCGAAAGCGTATGAGCGAGGCCCACCACGAGCCTTGTTTCACTTCCACGACGAAGCCGGCGTCTTTAGGTCATCGTGCGACAACCTTGGACATGGACGATACGTCAAGCTCGACGCACGTAGGCGTCGGCCATCGATTCGAACCCGCCGCCCTCTTCGCGTAGCGCATTCGTGAGCTCGTTGCTGAGGGCCTCGAGCTCCGCCACCCGTTTGCCGGCCCGGGCAAGTGCGAACTTGCGCCACCAACGCCGGCGTGGATACGACTGGCCCAAAACGCTCATGGCCTTTCGCACGGCCTCCGCGGCGCGCGGCATGCCGATGGCGGCGAAGCCGGCTGCGGCTTCGGGAGCCAGCACGCCCGTCGAGTTGGAGAAAAATTGGAAGAAGCCGCCGTTGTTCACCTCGGATTGGCACCAATGGGCTGCGATCACGTGCCCTAGCTCCGGGGGTACTTTGGCGAAGTCGGTGAGAAATGGTTTCGGCCCATCGTAGATATTGACGTCATAGCGACCAATGGCCGCACGATATGCATCACCTGGATCGAGCCGAATCTCCCCCCGCTCGAAGAGCGATTGATCCTCCGCCGACAGCGCGGCCACGGCTTGGTCGTAGACCGCGCCCAGCAGAGGATCGTCGGGCGTGGTTGGATTCCAATCGCGCGGAGGCGGAGTGCGCATGAATGTTTCCCATATCTCCCTTTCGATTCTTCGATAGGGATCACGCAACGCCATCGTGAAGTGGTGGTGGAACGTGAAGGGTTCCCCGTGGCCAATCTTCTTCTCGATTTCCCCGGTGAAGATGTTCTTGCGATCGCGCATTTGATTGCGCATGTCGCGGTGTAGGTCGCGCAGGACCAAATCCCGGATCAGCTCCGGCATCTCGCGGCGCGCGAGCGCCTCCTGGACGGCAAGCCCCTCGAGCACGACGGCGGGCGGGCCACCGAGCCGGTCCGCCAACTCGTGCGTCGGCACCCCTGGATGCGCGCGCATGTAGTCCCATACCGAGGCATGACCCTGCTCGCGTACGAGCTCGCGTGCGTCGGCGGCAAAGTCGAGCTGTGGCATGTCGCTCAATCTAGCCAGATTCGCTCGCCGAACGTCAGCGTAATCGCATCTTCCAATCGCGATGCAAACCGCACCAATTCGTTCATGATGGCGCGGGGCACTTGTTGCGTTTGGGCCAAGTCTTTTTGATTCTCGGCCGGAAGTACGATTGCATACAAATTGCGATGGTATGCGCCTTTGACTTTGTATTCCGCTTCGCCCACGCCGCGCACCATGAGGACGTTGTGCGCGTCGGCGATGATGACGCCGGTGAAGGCCATGTCTTGCGGCACGGGGCGCTGCAAGAACACGGATAGGAATGCCAATGCCGTGGGAAGGCCGGCCGACAAGCCGCCCGATGGCTCGTCTTCCTTGGTGACTTTGTAGGTGTAATCGTAATCGAGAATATCGGTCGTCTTGTGCGGGAATCGCGATCGTGCGTATTCGCGCACCGCCAAGAACGTATTGCGCACGGCTTGCTGCATGTCCTTCGTCACATTGCCGAAGATGTCCTCGGCATGAAGGAAGCCGCCCTTGCCCGGGGCCACCGGCTTGCGGTCGACCCAAATCTGATGAATCAGTCCCTTGGCCTTGCCCACGAAATGGTACACGGCGGCGGCGAGCACGCGGCCAACGGGGCTGGCGTCGCGCTGCTCGGCCATTTGCAATGCGCGGCCCCGTTCGCGGTGGCGATCGGCTTCTTCCGCGGCGCCCTGAAGCTCGAGCAACAGGCTCAAAACCAGCCAAATGCGTGTACTGCGCGGTCGCACGTGGAGCACCGCCTCGAGACCCTCGCGCACGCGCTCGCCCAAGGGCGTTTGCGTCAACGCCGCGGAGATGCGCCCGTCGTAGGTGTGGTCCCAATGGGAAAGCAGGAACGAGATGACGTGATGGTCGTCCGGATCCTCTTTCAACGCGCTCAAAAATTCGTCCACCGCGACGTCGAAGCTGCCCCCGACGGCGTGCATATCGGCCATGTACTTCCGATCGAGCAGCTCCGTCGCGCTTTCGAAGTACGCGCGGGCGGCCTCCTCGTTGCCACTGAGGTAGTCGAACAGCGCACGCTCGCGCCCGGGGGCGAGCTCGGTCCCCGACTCCGTCGAAGGGCGGATGGACTTCAATCGCTCCAGCGGCACATAGCGATGGGCCGCGGCACGCGCAATTTCGCTCCGCGAAAGGCGGTGCATGCGCCGCTCGAACGCGATGAGAAAGGCGAGTTCGTGCTCTTCGGCCAGCGCGGTGTTGCCGATCTTTCGATGCAACGTCGCCAGGTGCGCCTGTGCGGAGAGCTTCTCGAAGCTTCGCGTGATGTATTGGTAAATGTGGACCGCTTTTTCCCACGCCGCCGGATCCGACGAGCGCTCGTACACGCGCGCGAGCGACAGCACCCGATCGGTGTCCGTCTCGAAGCCGCGCTCTTGCCCGAGACCCTCGAGCACGCTGCGCGCCGCATCGAGCTCCCCGGAGAGCTCGGCGATCCACGCTTTGGCCATGATGCACAGCTTGTACAGCTCGGGATCCTTGTTGCGGTGCCGAGCCGCGAGGCGATCGCAGGTGGCCTTCGCCTCGAGCGGCCGGCGCGCGAGCAGATGACGGAAGGCCTCCTCCAGCTCGAGCGGCGCCGTGGGGCTCTGCCCCATGGGAAACTGACCCAGCGCGAGGTAGTTGCCCGCGTGGCGCTCGGGATCGCGCGCGAGCTCGAGCAGCACCGCGAGGCGCATCAGCGTCAGCTCGTTGTGTTGCGAGCGCGCGTGAAGCTGCGCCCAACAAGCCACGGCCTCCGAGAGCTCGCCCTTGATGTGCTTGATCTTCGCGAAGAGATTGAGCGCAGTGAGGTCATCCGGCGCCTCTTCGAGTCGCGCCGCCACTTCATCTTCGGCTTCGCCGAGTTCGCCTAACGCAACGAGAAGCTTGGCATGTCGAAGACGCTTGTTCCCCGCGTCCGGGCTTAGCCGCATGTCTCAATCATCGTAGGCGCTTTTCGTGTGAGTACAAAGCTCTCTCATGGCCCAGCGGACCACATCTTCTTCGGTGCTGGCTCGTCGTTGTGCGTTGCAGATGGTACGGAAGTGAGGCGATACGGAGGCATTTCCAGCGCGGCGCAGCCGGCCCGTGCAGGATTCCGTTGCGCCGCCGATTGGAAGTTCGAAGCCCAGCGCCACCACCGCGCCGATGCGAGCGAGCGGACGCGCCGCAGCGCTTTCCACGACACGCCAGATCGCCTCCACCGGTAGCGCGGCGCCACGGTAATCGGAGGCAGCGCGGCCGCCGAGCGCACGGCATCGAGTGAACCACGTCGCGATGTCCTCGCCGGCGGTGGGTTCGAAGAGGGCAGCGTCTTGGGGCGGCGCGGCTTCTTTCCATGCGCGCCAGGCGCGGTCGAAGTGCTCCAGCACGTCGGTCTTCAACCCTTCCAAAAGGTGGGGCGGGAGCTGCACCCGCCGCCGGCCTCCGTGGCGCAGCACCCAGCCATCCGGCGTCATGCGCGCGGAGCGAACGTCGCGAAAGGGGATGACCGCCCAGCGGTGCCCCAGCGTCGACATCGTCTCGTTCACGCGGTGGGACTCGCTCGGCGGGAGAAGATCGGCGCGAAAGAGCAGCCCGTCCTCGAGGACCATCATCGGCTCCGTCTCGAGCCGCCCGCGACGGCGCCATGCAGGCCGTTCGTGCGCCTGCAGCAGGGCGAGGAGGAACACGATGAACAGCACGCCGAGGACGGTCATGGGCACCTACTCGAGCTACTCCAGCTGAATGAGCAACGAACGACGTTCCTCGAGGAAGGATGCCACGGCAACGAGCAGCGCGTCACACTCCGCGTTGCCGATGGGCAGGGACAGGGTCACCATGCCGCGCCGGGCTAGGTAGATGCCGCGGGCCAGCATGTCGAAGAAGAACAGCTCTTTCAGCGCGGGATTTCCAGCGGCCACGTCGGCGCCGCACCGCACCGGATTCGAGGTGAAATGCACGGTGAGGAGCGAGCCCAGGCCGGTGAAGAGCATCGGGACGCGCGCCTCGGTGCAAAGCCGGTTCAGCCGTGTGCGCAAAGCATCGCCGCGTATGTTGAGCTCGCGCACGATCTCGGGCGTGAGGACCTCGAGCGCGGCGAGGCCGGCGTTCATGGTGAGCACGTTGTTGTTGAACGTGCCCGCGTGCGGAAGCGCGTCCGGGCGGCGTGGATCGTAGAGGTCCATGAGGTCGCGCCGCCCGCCGAAGGCGCCGAAGGACATGCCGCCGCCGACGTATTTGCCCAAGGTCGTCAGGTCGGGGCGAATCCCGAGCTCGCTCTGCAGGCCGCCGGGCGCGAGGCGCGAGGTCATCACCTCGTCGAAAATGAGCAGCGCCCCGCAGCTCTGAGTTCGCGCGCGGAGCATCTCGAGAAACGCATGCTCCGCGGGGACGCACCCGCCGGCGCCGAGCATCGGCTCGACCAAGACGGCCGCGAGCTCGTCGCCGTGGGCATCGAACAGCGCCTCGGTGCCTGCGACGTCGTTGTAGGTGCCGACGACCCACGCGTGGGGCACGTTGATGGGCAGAACGCCGCGCGCGAACGAGAGCACGCTGCCGTGGTAGGCGCCGTCGAAGACGAGCACCTTGCTGCGGCCCGTGGCCACCTTGGCCGTGGCCAGCGCGAGCACGTTCGCCTCGGTGCCCGAGTTGGTGAAGCGCACCGCCTCGAGCGAAGGAAAGCGCGCGCACACGGCCGCGGCGAAGCGCGCTTCGACCATGTTGTGCCCGGACAAGAGAATGCCGTTGTCCAGCGCGTCTTTCACGGCCCGCGCGATGGCTGGATGCGAATGCCCGAACAGCCCCGCGGTGAACTCGCCGAGGAAATCGATGTACTCGTGCGCATCGGCATCCCAGATGCGACAGCCTTCACCGCGCGCGATGCCCAGAGGAAACGGCTCGAAGAAGAGCACCGTGCGCGTGTTGCCGCCCGGCATGACCTTGCACGCCGCCTCGTAGCGCGCGCGGCTCAGCGGGTTGGCATCGATGTAGGCTTGGCGCGCGGCAGCGACGTCGGCAAGGGCGGACATTCCGCCATTATGGCGCTTTGTCCTGCCGCGGGAGCCGCGGAAATGCGGCCACGAAGGCGCGATGAATGGCGACCGCATTCTGGTCGCGATCCGCGGGCAGCGGCGATGTGCCGAGAAGCTGCCCCGGGCGATACCCCGTCTCGAGCGAGTCGATCACGATGGTGCGCGGTTCCTCGGCGTGGAAAAAGATGCGCCAGTCTTTGTACGAGAGGCGAAAGCCGTTGCCGTGCTTCTTGATGCGCCGGTACGGGTGCGGCTGCGGACCCAGCGCCAACACCGAGTCGATGTGCGGCACCAAGTCGAGCCCATGGGTCTCTTTGAGCCACGTGACGTGAAGTCGCGCTTCCTCGCACCACACGACGGCGTAGGGGCCCACGGGATCGCGCACCTGGTCGAGCCAACCCGTGCGCGAGTCCGGGAACGCGTCGGCGTAGGGGACGTACGGCTTGATGTCGAGCACCGGCGTCTCGTCGACCATGTCGACGTCGAGGATGTGCAGCACGAGTCCTTCGGTGCGGACCAGGCGCACGCACGACAGGCCGATGGGGTTCGGCCGGTGCGGCGAGCGCGTGGCAAAGAGCCCGCGACGGCGCTCGCTTCGCGGCGGAAGCACCTTGGGGCGCCACCCC
It includes:
- a CDS encoding M12 family metallopeptidase; the encoded protein is MTMFRSLRLAKASTAAFVQFALLGALGGTLAACSADSGTSKQLEGTEPMSFEEFVASTYKEPGESGLYIYDGDTTARTTEELREVYDKAFKSQQPLIVNRLPNRADVWDGERSNLRYCIGNGFGSNKSAVVNAMAQATGNWESYAHVHFVYASDQDGSCTSSNPNVIFDVNPTSAGQYLARAFFPSYPRVNRNVLVDDSAFSSGYPLYGIMMHELGHALGFRHEHTRPEAPARCFEDNSWFVLTPYDRASVMHYPQCNGTNNQLSFLSTSDAEGIAQVYESKRMARPIPPTACGIVSADHGLGSNNQGIRSCDGRFLFIMQSDGNLVLYQGNTALWASGTAGQPSYGAYMQGDGNLVIYSGLPRALWATNTAGNPGAYLQVQNDGNVVIYRSDNVPIWATNTAGH
- a CDS encoding LuxR C-terminal-related transcriptional regulator, whose amino-acid sequence is MNERNLRARSPANAVDRALDVDLARAKLQQTDPEVSIELWDDLTHRERQTVAMAALGHSNKVIADELGLSVSAVSAYLARAARKLRVDSRVDLARLYRDTAPRPPSAADDRRPPPRADTAKHLPPKGLSASERAVLLGVLCGKTNAEIAQARRSSVRTVANQVASAFRKLGVSSRGELAARMFRESDASNPSAAK
- a CDS encoding LuxR C-terminal-related transcriptional regulator is translated as MDAAGDATARASREALQQAACLLDRARGKLRRTDPETALALWGAMVSGRWTLVEQFDHDGKRFMVAYRNDVASPSATFCNLGQRERQVATLAAMGHSNKLIAYELGLSVSAVSAYLTRAAKKLGVDSRVALVRLHRDSLFPLT
- a CDS encoding helix-turn-helix transcriptional regulator, which translates into the protein MAGDIPKLAAPKALEAFMGTVGDVDVLVFRFPIENDRLPQGLSASERAVILGALAGKSNAEIARTRKSAARTVANQMASAFRKLGVSSRGELAARMLHGSSREMGGRP
- a CDS encoding DMP19 family protein, with product MPQLDFAADARELVREQGHASVWDYMRAHPGVPTHELADRLGGPPAVVLEGLAVQEALARREMPELIRDLVLRDLHRDMRNQMRDRKNIFTGEIEKKIGHGEPFTFHHHFTMALRDPYRRIEREIWETFMRTPPPRDWNPTTPDDPLLGAVYDQAVAALSAEDQSLFERGEIRLDPGDAYRAAIGRYDVNIYDGPKPFLTDFAKVPPELGHVIAAHWCQSEVNNGGFFQFFSNSTGVLAPEAAAGFAAIGMPRAAEAVRKAMSVLGQSYPRRRWWRKFALARAGKRVAELEALSNELTNALREEGGGFESMADAYVRRA
- a CDS encoding aspartate aminotransferase family protein, which gives rise to MSALADVAAARQAYIDANPLSRARYEAACKVMPGGNTRTVLFFEPFPLGIARGEGCRIWDADAHEYIDFLGEFTAGLFGHSHPAIARAVKDALDNGILLSGHNMVEARFAAAVCARFPSLEAVRFTNSGTEANVLALATAKVATGRSKVLVFDGAYHGSVLSFARGVLPINVPHAWVVGTYNDVAGTEALFDAHGDELAAVLVEPMLGAGGCVPAEHAFLEMLRARTQSCGALLIFDEVMTSRLAPGGLQSELGIRPDLTTLGKYVGGGMSFGAFGGRRDLMDLYDPRRPDALPHAGTFNNNVLTMNAGLAALEVLTPEIVRELNIRGDALRTRLNRLCTEARVPMLFTGLGSLLTVHFTSNPVRCGADVAAGNPALKELFFFDMLARGIYLARRGMVTLSLPIGNAECDALLVAVASFLEERRSLLIQLE
- the tsaA gene encoding tRNA (N6-threonylcarbamoyladenosine(37)-N6)-methyltransferase TrmO is translated as MTASIQMTPIGVLRTPFKEKMHAPRQAVIARDVPGTIELLPEYEHALTDLEGMDRLWVLFWFHMAEGWRPKVLPPRSERRRGLFATRSPHRPNPIGLSCVRLVRTEGLVLHILDVDMVDETPVLDIKPYVPYADAFPDSRTGWLDQVRDPVGPYAVVWCEEARLHVTWLKETHGLDLVPHIDSVLALGPQPHPYRRIKKHGNGFRLSYKDWRIFFHAEEPRTIVIDSLETGYRPGQLLGTSPLPADRDQNAVAIHRAFVAAFPRLPRQDKAP